From Camelus bactrianus isolate YW-2024 breed Bactrian camel chromosome 16, ASM4877302v1, whole genome shotgun sequence, the proteins below share one genomic window:
- the HEXIM1 gene encoding protein HEXIM1 translates to MAEPLLSEYQHQPQTSNCTGAVAVHEEQNADHPPGAEERVPEEDSRWQSRASPQSGGRPGQWGEGSLKPQPPPLQTQVCTESSCLKASEKGQNGDDLSAGGVPQPAAGGEQRPQAVEPLLSEYQYQPQTSNGTGAVAVHEEQNPDRPPGAEERVPDKDSRWQSRASPQSVGRPGQWGEGSLEFQPPSLQTQVCPESSCPEAGEKGQNGDDLSAGGAPPPTAGGEQRSEAEPLVQPCHDSETNKLGASAARGEAAWRQQQRQLGKKKHRRRRTSKKKRLWKPYYELTWEERRKFDERQSLRASRIRAEMFAKGQPVAPYNTTQFLMDDHDQEEPDLKTGLYPKRAAAKSDDTSDEDFMEEAGEEDGGSDGMGGDGSEFLQRDFSETYERYHAESLQNMSKQELIKEYLELEKCLSRMEDENNRLRLESKRLGGDDARVRELELELERLRAENLQLLTENELHRQQERAPLSKFGD, encoded by the coding sequence ATGGCCGAGCCACTCTTGTCAGAGTATCAGCACCAGCCTCAAACTAGCAACTGTACAGGTGCTGTTGCTGTCCATGAAGAACAGAACGCCGATCACCCCCCAGGCGCGGAGGAGCGGGTGCCCGAGGAGGACAGTAGGTGGCAATCGCGAGCGTCCCCCCAATCGGGTGGCCGTCCAGGGCAGTGGGGGGAAGGGAGCCTGAAGCCCCAGCCGCCTCCCCTGCAGACCCAGGTCTGCACAGAATCCAGCTGCCTGAAAGCAAGTGAGAAGGGCCAGAATGGGGACGACTTGTCTGCTGGCGGAGTCCCCCAGCCAGCGGCGGGAGGGGAACAGAGGCCCCAGGCCGTGGAGCCACTCTTGTCAGAGTATCAGTACCAGCCTCAAACTAGCAACGGTACAGGTGCTGTTGCTGTCCATGAAGAGCAGAACCCCGATCGCCCCCCAGGCGCGGAGGAGCGGGTGCCTGATAAGGACAGTAGGTGGCAATCGCGAGCGTCCCCCCAATCGGTTGGCCGTCCGGGGCAGTGGGGGGAAGGGAGCCTGGAGTTCCAGCCACCTTCCCTGCAGACCCAGGTCTGCCCAGAATCCAGCTGCCCGGAAGCGGGTGAGAAGGGCCAGAATGGGGATGATTTGTCCGCTGGCGGAGCCCCCCCGCCGACGGCGGGAGGGGAACAGAGGTCCGAGGCCGAGCCGCTTGTCCAGCCTTGTCATGACTCCGAGACCAACAAGTTGGGGGCTTCTGCTGCAAGGGGCGAAGCGGCGTGGAGACAGCAGCAGAGACAGCTGGGCAAGAAAAAACATAGGAGGAGACGCACTTCCAAGAAGAAGAGACTTTGGAAACCTTACTACGAGCTGACctgggaggagagaagaaagttCGATGAGAGACAGAGCCTGCGAGCTTCGAGGATTCGAGCGGAGATGTTCGCCAAGGGCCAGCCGGTCGCGCCCTATAACACCACGCAGTTCCTCATGGATGATCACGACCAGGAGGAGCCAGATCTTAAAACCGGCCTCTATCCCAAACGGGCCGCTGCCAAATCCGACGACACCAGTGATGAAGACTTTATGGAAGAAGCAGGCGAGGAGGATGGGGGCAGCGACGGGATGGGAGGAGATGGCAGCGAGTTTCTGCAGCGGGACTTCTCGGAGACATACGAGCGGTACCACGCGGAGAGCCTGCAGAACATGAGCAAGCAGGAGCTCATCAAAGAGTACCTGGAGCTGGAGAAGTGCCTCTCTCGCATGGAGGACGAGAATAACCGGCTGCGGCTCGAAAGCAAACGGCTGGGCGGCGACGACGCGCGTGTGCGGGAGCTGGAGTTGGAGCTGGAGCGGCTGCGTGCCGAGAACCTCCAGCTGCTGACGGAGAACGAACTGCACCGGCAGCAGGAGCGAGCGCCGCTGTCCAAGTTTGGAGACTAG
- the HEXIM2 gene encoding protein HEXIM2 isoform X2: MESHSEEEDPPGASSGLAWSGRGPRTQSPGRCSVEAVLARKKHRRRSSKLSKRKRPWRPYLELSWAEKQQRDERQSQRASRVREEMFAKGQPVAPYNTTQFLMNDRDPEEPNLDVPQGASHPGSSGESEAGDGDGQGRAHGEFQQRDFSEAYERYHTESLQARSKQELVRDYLDLERRLSQAEEETKRLQQLQGCTSGQPCRQVEELAAEVERLRTENQRLRQENEMWNQEGGCRSGEPGT, from the coding sequence ATGGAGAGCCACTCAGAGGAGGAAGATCCTCCTGGGGCCAGTAGTGGCCTGGCCTGGAGCGGTCGGGGCCCCCGGACCCAGAGCCCAGGGCGCTGCTCAGTGGAGGCTGTACTGGCCCGAAAGAAGCACCGCCGGCGATCGTCAAAGCTTTCAAAGCGCAAGCGGCCCTGGCGGCCCTATCTGGAGCTGAGCTGGGCCGAGAAGCAGCAGCGGGATGAGAGGCAGAGCCAGAGGGCCTCCCGGGTCCGAGAGGAGATGTTCGCCAAAGGCCAGCCCGTGGCACCCTACAACACCACCCAGTTCCTGATGAATGACCGAGACCCCGAGGAGCCCAACCTGGATGTGCCCCAAGGGGCCTCCCACCCAGGCTCCAGTGGGGAAAGTGAGGCAGGGGATGGCGATGGGCAGGGCCGAGCACACGGGGAGTTCCAGCAGAGGGATTTCTCGGAGGCCTACGAGCGCTATCACACCGAGAGCCTGCAGGCCCGCAGCAAGCAGGAGCTGGTGCGGGACTATCTTGATCTGGAGAGGCGGCTGTCACAGGCCGAAGAGGAGACAAAGAGGCTGCAGCAGCTGCAGGGGTGCACCAGCGGGCAGCCCTGTCGCCAGGTGGAGGAGCTGGCTGCCGAGGTCGAGAGGCTCCGGACGGAGAACCAGCGGCTTCGGCAGGAAAATGAGATGTGGAACCAAGAGGGCGGCTGCCGCAGTGGGGAGCCAGGCACCTAG
- the HEXIM2 gene encoding protein HEXIM2 isoform X1, with protein MDPAKWDPGFLSQTSSAPGSPKTSPEPHDSGGSLPLTPQMESHSEEEDPPGASSGLAWSGRGPRTQSPGRCSVEAVLARKKHRRRSSKLSKRKRPWRPYLELSWAEKQQRDERQSQRASRVREEMFAKGQPVAPYNTTQFLMNDRDPEEPNLDVPQGASHPGSSGESEAGDGDGQGRAHGEFQQRDFSEAYERYHTESLQARSKQELVRDYLDLERRLSQAEEETKRLQQLQGCTSGQPCRQVEELAAEVERLRTENQRLRQENEMWNQEGGCRSGEPGT; from the exons ATGGATCCTGCCAAATGGGACCCCGGCTTCTTGTCTCAG ACCTCTAGTGCTCCTGGGAGCCCCAAAACATCCCCTGAGCCTCATGACTCTGGAGGTTCTTTGCCCCTGACACCCCAGATGGAGAGCCACTCAGAGGAGGAAGATCCTCCTGGGGCCAGTAGTGGCCTGGCCTGGAGCGGTCGGGGCCCCCGGACCCAGAGCCCAGGGCGCTGCTCAGTGGAGGCTGTACTGGCCCGAAAGAAGCACCGCCGGCGATCGTCAAAGCTTTCAAAGCGCAAGCGGCCCTGGCGGCCCTATCTGGAGCTGAGCTGGGCCGAGAAGCAGCAGCGGGATGAGAGGCAGAGCCAGAGGGCCTCCCGGGTCCGAGAGGAGATGTTCGCCAAAGGCCAGCCCGTGGCACCCTACAACACCACCCAGTTCCTGATGAATGACCGAGACCCCGAGGAGCCCAACCTGGATGTGCCCCAAGGGGCCTCCCACCCAGGCTCCAGTGGGGAAAGTGAGGCAGGGGATGGCGATGGGCAGGGCCGAGCACACGGGGAGTTCCAGCAGAGGGATTTCTCGGAGGCCTACGAGCGCTATCACACCGAGAGCCTGCAGGCCCGCAGCAAGCAGGAGCTGGTGCGGGACTATCTTGATCTGGAGAGGCGGCTGTCACAGGCCGAAGAGGAGACAAAGAGGCTGCAGCAGCTGCAGGGGTGCACCAGCGGGCAGCCCTGTCGCCAGGTGGAGGAGCTGGCTGCCGAGGTCGAGAGGCTCCGGACGGAGAACCAGCGGCTTCGGCAGGAAAATGAGATGTGGAACCAAGAGGGCGGCTGCCGCAGTGGGGAGCCAGGCACCTAG